A window of Spirochaeta isovalerica contains these coding sequences:
- a CDS encoding iron-containing alcohol dehydrogenase encodes MEDFTFNNPTKIIFGKGREREVGKEASAYGKNILLHYGGGSIKKSGLYDRIVASLKEAGLTVFELSGVKPNPRLSLVRKGIDLCHKENIDLILAVGGGSVIDSAKAIAVGYYYKGDVWDLYTGKGSADKALPVATVLTIPAAGSESSTGSVITKEEGNFKRPFDHEVLYPVFSILNPELAYTLPDFQVACGIADMTAHLLERYFTNAKPVGLTDRLIEGALKNIMEYAPVVLSDRKNYDGWAEIMWSGTFAHNNSLNTGRIGDWASHDIEHELSGIYDIAHGAGLAVIFPAWMKYNYKHDIKLFAQWAVRVMNVEQKFRSDEETVLAGIAAFEQFLESLGLAVRLDGVGIDESRLEEMADKATNGDTTTVGNFVKLKKSDVYNVLKLAL; translated from the coding sequence GTGGAAGATTTTACCTTTAATAATCCAACAAAAATAATTTTCGGCAAAGGAAGAGAACGCGAGGTCGGCAAAGAAGCCTCGGCTTACGGGAAAAATATACTCCTCCATTATGGGGGCGGTTCCATAAAGAAGTCCGGTCTTTATGATCGGATTGTTGCTTCGCTCAAGGAGGCGGGGTTAACTGTCTTTGAACTAAGCGGCGTGAAACCCAATCCCCGTCTATCTCTCGTCCGCAAAGGAATCGATCTGTGTCATAAAGAAAATATTGACCTGATACTGGCCGTCGGTGGTGGATCCGTTATCGATTCAGCAAAAGCCATTGCCGTTGGTTATTACTACAAAGGCGATGTCTGGGATCTTTATACAGGAAAGGGATCGGCGGATAAAGCCCTGCCCGTAGCGACTGTCCTGACCATACCCGCGGCGGGAAGTGAATCGAGTACGGGAAGCGTAATAACAAAAGAAGAGGGTAATTTTAAAAGACCCTTTGATCATGAAGTTCTATATCCTGTTTTTTCCATTCTGAATCCCGAGCTTGCATATACCCTTCCCGATTTTCAGGTAGCCTGCGGCATCGCCGATATGACGGCCCATCTTCTCGAAAGATATTTCACCAATGCCAAACCGGTCGGACTGACAGACAGGCTTATTGAGGGAGCATTGAAAAACATCATGGAGTATGCTCCTGTCGTTCTCTCCGACCGTAAAAATTATGACGGCTGGGCCGAAATCATGTGGTCAGGCACTTTCGCCCATAATAATTCTCTTAATACCGGCAGGATAGGAGACTGGGCTTCCCATGATATCGAACATGAGCTTTCCGGTATTTATGATATCGCCCACGGAGCCGGCCTGGCTGTGATTTTTCCAGCCTGGATGAAGTATAACTACAAACATGATATTAAGTTATTTGCCCAGTGGGCCGTCCGGGTTATGAACGTCGAGCAGAAATTCAGATCCGATGAAGAGACAGTTCTTGCCGGAATCGCGGCATTTGAGCAATTTCTCGAGTCTTTGGGACTGGCTGTCCGTCTTGATGGCGTCGGCATTGATGAATCCAGACTGGAGGAAATGGCTGATAAAGCGACGAACGGCGATACAACGACAGTCGGAAATTTTGTCAAATTGAAGAAGTCCGATGTCTATAATGTCTTAAAGCTCGCCCTGTAA
- a CDS encoding phosphomannomutase/phosphoglucomutase, producing the protein MKHTFDSDILKECDIRGVVDRNLGDQDAYFVGRGFGTMLRLKNKKNCLVGRDGRLSSKRLAESTISGLIDAGIDVVDGGLIPTPAVYFGVNALKIQAGLMITASHNPPEYNGFKFLTDEGSFHGEDIVNLGSICREGVFAVGEGLCSQRNIIPEYMDYLLKFLDTRLLKNLKVVWDPGNGAAGIILSSLLEKIPGDHILICGEVDGRFPNHHPDPSLPENTIMLSRKVLEEKADLGIALDGDGDRMAAVDGKGRLLYGDQLLVLFSRDYLRRFPGATVMSEVKASRFFYDEIFAMGGSPLMWKVGHTNQKAKMKEEAIGLAGETSGHFFFQENYGFDDGLFAAIKLLNFLNGEEDSLNEIVDSFPVYHDSGEIRVSLTSEERHRVIEELKSQLRSVGRDHTDIDGIRVSTEEGFWMLRSSNTQPHLTIRCEALTKSGLEETMNELRDLLSVAGVKKDDLW; encoded by the coding sequence ATGAAACATACTTTCGATTCGGACATTTTAAAAGAATGCGATATCAGGGGAGTTGTCGATCGTAACCTCGGTGATCAGGATGCCTATTTTGTCGGCAGAGGGTTCGGTACTATGCTCAGACTTAAAAACAAGAAGAACTGCCTAGTGGGAAGAGACGGTCGGCTCTCATCAAAAAGGCTGGCGGAGAGCACCATCTCCGGATTGATTGATGCGGGTATCGATGTCGTCGATGGTGGCTTAATCCCCACTCCAGCGGTTTATTTCGGTGTGAATGCGCTGAAAATTCAGGCGGGGCTTATGATCACGGCAAGCCACAATCCGCCGGAGTATAACGGCTTTAAATTTCTCACAGATGAAGGTTCCTTTCACGGAGAGGATATTGTGAATCTCGGCAGCATTTGTCGGGAAGGAGTGTTCGCAGTGGGAGAGGGATTGTGTTCTCAGAGAAATATTATTCCGGAATATATGGATTATCTGCTCAAATTTCTTGATACACGCTTATTGAAAAATCTAAAAGTCGTATGGGATCCCGGAAACGGAGCCGCCGGCATCATTCTCTCTTCATTGCTCGAGAAGATTCCCGGTGATCATATTCTCATCTGCGGAGAAGTGGATGGAAGGTTTCCGAACCATCATCCCGATCCTTCTCTTCCTGAAAACACGATTATGCTCAGCCGGAAGGTTCTTGAGGAAAAAGCGGATCTTGGAATCGCTCTTGATGGAGATGGAGACCGTATGGCCGCAGTTGATGGAAAAGGGCGATTGCTTTACGGAGATCAATTGCTCGTATTGTTCTCCCGGGATTATCTCCGCCGTTTCCCCGGCGCCACAGTTATGAGTGAAGTCAAAGCGAGCCGTTTTTTTTATGACGAAATTTTCGCCATGGGAGGCAGTCCATTAATGTGGAAGGTTGGACATACCAACCAGAAAGCCAAGATGAAGGAAGAGGCAATCGGTCTGGCTGGAGAAACCAGCGGTCATTTTTTCTTTCAGGAGAATTATGGATTTGATGACGGACTCTTTGCGGCTATTAAGTTGCTCAATTTTCTTAATGGGGAAGAGGATTCCCTCAATGAAATTGTTGACAGTTTTCCCGTCTATCATGACAGCGGGGAGATCCGGGTATCACTGACTTCGGAGGAAAGGCACCGCGTTATCGAAGAATTGAAAAGCCAATTGCGTTCCGTAGGTAGGGATCATACGGATATCGACGGTATACGAGTTTCTACGGAAGAAGGTTTCTGGATGTTAAGGAGTTCCAATACACAGCCCCATTTGACAATTCGATGCGAAGCGTTGACTAAGTCGGGGCTGGAAGAAACAATGAATGAACTGCGGGATCTCCTTTCTGTTGCAGGAGTGAAAAAAGACGACCTTTGGTAA